In the Gasterosteus aculeatus chromosome X, fGasAcu3.hap1.1, whole genome shotgun sequence genome, one interval contains:
- the LOC120808895 gene encoding transient receptor potential cation channel subfamily M member 1 isoform X7: protein MYIRVSYDTKPDNLLHLMVKDWQLELPTLLISVHGGLQNFDLQPKLKQVFGKGLIKAAVTTGAWIFTGGVNTGVIRHVGDALKDHSSKSRGKVCAIGIAPWGILENKDDLIGKDVSKPYQTMANPLSKLAVLNNSHSHFILTDNGTCGKYGSEVKLRRLLEKHISLQKINTRLGQGVPLVCMIVEGGPNVISIALESLRDDPPVPVVVCDGSGRASDIISFAHKFSEDGGMINDDVREQLLVTIQKTFNYSKSQSQQILLMVMECMKKRELITVFRMGSEGQQDIEMAILTALLKGTNAAAADQLSLALAWNRVDIARNHIFVYGHNLPPAGAIANATTSGASAQEKQKSPARAPQNKGRGKKGKGKGKTKPEPPEETDPRKLELMRWVNSLEQAMMDALVLDRVDFVKLLLENGVNIHHFLTIPRLEELYNTKLGPANSLNAVVRDVKKGNLPPDYQITVIDIGLVLECFMGGAYRSNYTRKAFRNLYNNLYGLKRPKALKLLGMEDDEPRSKGKKKPKKKKEEEVEIDVDDPEVCRFKFPFHELMLWAVLMKRQKMALFLWKRGEEAMAKALVACKLYKAMAHECSESELVDDISQDLENNSKEFGQLAYELLDQSYKHDEQVAMKLLTYELVNWSNSTCLKLAVAAKQRDFIAHTCSQMLLTDMWMGCLRMGKNPGLKVILGIVFPPLILLLDFRLKEGASYRTAENKEQGNDKDDDTKSGKDPNNDATSRKGDEEEGNTNVRKIPIGKRFFEFYNAPFTKFWFNTICYLGYLMLYNYIILVKMERLPCLQEWTVIAYILTLGSEKVRQILMSEPGKLKQKISVWLEEYWNITDLAAICTFLLGLMLRLQHEPYMGYGRVIYCIDIIFWYIRVLDIFGVNKYLGPYVMMIGKMVTTFTVGMRHKHNELWFTPSPNLRLLLVFQMIDMMYFVVIMLVVLMSFGVARQAILHPDEEPTWRLARNIFYMPYWMIYGEVFADSIDRKTRVHIYAMEINPPCGDHLFDEDGKKLPPCIPGAWLTPAIMACYLLVANILLVNLLIAVFNNTFCEIKSISNQVWKFQRYQLIMTFHDRPILPPPLIIFSHIYILFNRLFRRCARKKQDGELDEKDRGLKLRLNPEELKCLYEFEEQCVEEYFREKEDEQQSSSDERIKVTSERVENMSMRLEEVNERENTMKASLQTVDLRLAQLEEIHGRMAVALEKLAGVDKLELTRSHSRASSACDPSSLLRQGSINSADGYSLYRFHMDMEEFASKQKDSDETTKTGVERQRSLREASSIRNPKESGQTLEVGGLDRSRPGSCVGILISPCEPKLASAASSQETLSNLKNGSTMLLDRLKPCSPPKRTKSLRYSPVEDQATSPLTKRRAMSTIIVSPPDEPEEADETSKKAQLPSGTSSSPKRTKSLKYFHGEIQSQTSAVTKRRAMSGILHQPAEAGDDVQTDDFKSVVEQLTKTQNQRPENLENKMHPSTTGPMPKVSTVRTLSQQFQACAALTEPKTGEYQTESKGARPAEEPAGGQTKMKAKRNLSDATEYLTVADEKRFPSHRSQSFNTSERKAKVVSKEAGASSSERDLVEACRVAGDGAGKKMEAEQKEDTLPGN from the exons ATG TATATCAGAGTCTCCTATGACACCAAACCTGACAACCTCCTGCATTTGATGGTGAAGGACTGGCAGCTGGAACTGCCTACTTTGCTCATCTCCGTCCACGGAGGTCTTCAGAACTTCGACCTGCAGCCCAAACTCAAGCAAGTGTTTGGCAAAGGCCTGATCAAAGCTGCCGTCACCACAGGAGCTTGGATTTTCACCGGTGGGGTCAACACAG GGGTGATCCGTCACGTAGGAGATGCCTTAAAGGACCATTCCTCCAAGTCACGAGGGAAGGTGTGCGCTATAGGAATTGCTCCATGGGGAATCCTGGAAAACAAAGACGACCTCATCGGAAAAGAT GTAAGCAAACCCTATCAGACGATGGCCAACCCACTGAGCAAGCTGGCTGTGCTCAACAACAGCCACTCGCACTTCATCCTGACCGACAACGGCACCTGTGGGAAGTACGGCTCTGAGGTCAAACTGCGGCGGCTGCTGGAGAAGCACATCTCCCTGCAGAAGATCAACACGC GTCTGGGTCAGGGGGTTCCTCTAGTGTGCATGATAGTGGAGGGAGGCCCCAACGTGATCTCCATCGCTCTGGAGAGTCTGAGAGACGATCCGCCCGTCCCCGTGGTGGTGTGCGACGGCAGCGGCCGAGCTTCCGACATAATATCCTTCGCACACAAGTTCTCAGAGGACGGAGG GATGATCAATGATGATGTCAGAGAGCAACTTTTGGTAACTATTCAGAAGACCTTCAACTATAGCAAAAGCCAGTCCCAGCAGATACTGCTCATGGTTATGGAGTGCATGAAGAAAAGGGAACTG ATCACAGTTTTTCGAATGGGTTCTGAGGGACAACAAGATATTGAAATGGCCATTCTTACCGCCCTGTTAAAAG GCACAAATGCAGCAGCGGCCGATCAGCTTAGTTTGGCCCTGGCCTGGAACAGAGTGGACATCGCTCGCAATCACATATTTGTTTACGGACACAATTTACCA CCGGCCGGCGCCATCGCCAACGCTACGACCTCTGGAGCTTCGGCTCAAGAGAAGCAAAAGAGTCCTGCCCGTGCTCCTCAAAATAAAGGCCGAGGAAAGAAGGGAAAGGGGAAGGGAAAGACAAAGCCTGAACCCCCGGAGGAAACAGACCCCAGGAAGTTGGAGTTGATGCGTTGG GTGAACTCTCTGGAGCAGGCCATGATGGATGCTCTCGTGCTTGACCGAGTGGACTTTGTCAAACTGCTCCTCGAGAATGGGGTCAATATTCACCACTTCCTCACCATTCCCAGACTGGAGGAGTTATACAACACG AAACTTGGTCCTGCTAATTCACTCAATGCTGTGGTGAGAGATGtcaaaaag GGAAACCTTCCTCCAGATTATCAGATCACTGTGATTGATATTGGTCTGGTGCTGGAGTGCTTCATGGGGGGAGCTTACAGGAGCAATTACACCAGGAAGGCTTTCCGCAACCTCTACAATAATTTGTATGGACTAAAAAGG CCGAAGGCTCTGAAGCTCCTCGGAATGGAG GATGATGAACCAAGgtcaaagggaaagaaaaagcccaaaaagaagaaagaggaagaggtggaaATTGACGTGGATGACCCCGAGGTTTGTCGATTCAAGTTTCCCTTCCATGAGCTGATGCTGTGGGCGGTGCTGATGAAGCGCCAGAAGATGGCACTGTTTCTGTGGAAGCGTGGAGAAGAAGCCATGGCGAAGGCCCTGGTGGCCTGTAAACTGTATAAAGCCATGGCACATGAGTGCTCTGAGAGTGAATTGGTGGATGACATCTCCCAAGACCTGGAGAACAACTCAAA AGAATTTGGTCAGCTTGCCTACGAGCTGTTGGACCAGTCCTACAAGCATGACGAACAGGTCGCCATGAAACTGCTAACATACGAGCTGGTCAACTGGAGTAACTCCACCTGTCTGAAGCTGGCTGTGGCTGCTAAGCAACGCGACTTCATTGCCCACACCTGCAGCCAGATGTTGCTCACTGACATGTGGATGGGCTGCTTAAGGATGGGCAAAAATCCCGGCCTCAAG GTTATTCTTGGAATTGTCTTTCCTCCTCTGATCCTACTGTTGGATTTCCGTCTCAAAGAGGGTGCATCTTATCGTACAGCTGAAAACAAAGAACAAGGAAACGACAAGGATGACGACACAAAATCCGGCAAA GACCCCAATAATGATGCAACCTCCCGAAAGGGGGACGAAGAGGAGGGCAACACTAATGTCCGCAAAATCCCCATTGGCAAAAGGTTCTTTGAGTTTTATAATGCGCCATTCACCAAATTCTGGTTCAATACC atTTGCTATCTGGGATATTTGATGTTGTACAACTACATAATCCTGGTAAAAATGGAGCGATTGCCATGTTTACAAGAATGGACCGTCATTGCATACATCCTCACGCTTGGATCAGAAAAAGTCAGACAG ATTCTGATGTCCGAGCCGGGGAAGCTGAAACAGAAGATAAGTGTGTGGCTGGAGGAGTACTGGAACATCACAGACCTGGCGGCCATTTGCACCTTCCTCCTTGGTCTGATGCTCCGTCTGCAGCACGAGCCTTACATGGGCTACGGCAGAGTCATCTACTGCATAGACATAATCTTCTGGTACATCCGTGTGTTGGACATCTTTGGAGTCAACAAATACCTGGGACCCTATGTGATGATGATAGGGAAGATGGTAACAACATTTACTGTTGGCATgcgacacaaacacaatgaacTGTGGTTCACACCGAGTCCAAATTTGCGTTTGCTTCTCGTCTTTCAGATGATAGATATGATGTACTTTGTGGTGATCATGCTGGTGGTGCTCATGAGCTTCGGGGTGGCTCGGCAAGCCATCCTTCACCCCGATGAGGAGCCGACGTGGCGCCTGGCCAGAAACATTTTCTACATGCCCTACTGGATGATCTACGGAGAGGTTTTTGCGGACTCGATAGACCGTAAGACTCGAGTTCATA TCTACGCGATGGAAATCAACC CTCCATGTGGTGACCATTTATTTGACGAGGACGGTAAGAAACTGCCTCCGTGTATCCCCGGTGCCTGGCTCACACCTGCCATCATGGCCTGTTACCTCCTCGTGGCAAACATTCTTCTGGTCAACTTGCTGATCGCCGTGTTCAA CAACACTTTCTGTGAAATCAAGTCCATTTCCAACCAGGTCTGGAAGTTCCAGAGATATCAGCTGATCATGACGTTCCATGACCGCCCCATCCTGCCGCCACCTCTCATTATTTTCAGCCACATCTACATCCTTTTCAACCGGCTGTTTCGCCGATGTGCCAGAAAGAAACAAGATGGAGAGCTGGATGAGAAGGATCGCGGACTCA AGCTCAGGCTGAATCCAGAGGAGCTCAAATGTCTGTATGAGTTTGAAGAGCAGTGTGTGGAGGAATATTTCCGCGAGAAAGAGGATGAGCAGCAGTCTTCCAGTGACGAACGCATCAAGGTTACCTCAGAAAG AGTTGAGAATATGTCCATGCGTCTGGAGGAGGTAAACGAAAGGGAGAACACCATGAAGGCCTCCCTGCAGACAGTGGATCTGCGCTTGGCACAGCTCGAAGAGATCCATGGAAGGATGGCGGTCGCCCTGGAAAAGCTTGCGGGCGTGGACAAACTGGAACTGACCAGAAGCCATTCACGAGCCTCGTCCGCCTGTgacccctcctctctgctgcgccAGGGCAGCATTAACAGTGCTGATGGTTACAGTCTGTACCGCTTCCACATGGACATGGAGGAATTTGCGTCGAAGCAGAAGGACTCAGATGAGACAACGAAAACTGGcgtagagagacagaggagcctGAGGGAAGCCTCCAGTATTCGCAACCCAAAGGAAAGCGGACAGACCTTAGAGGTCGGTGGTCTGGACAGATCACGACCAGGTTCCTGCGTGGGCATTCTCATATCGCCATGTGAACCGAAGCTTGCCTCTGCTGCATCGAGTCAAGAGACCTTATCCAACCTAAAAAACGGCAGCACGATGCTGCTGGACAGACTAAAGCCTTGTTCTCCACCAAAAAGAACCAAGTCCTTGAGATACTCTCCAGTTGAAGACCAAGCCACTTCTCCTTTGACAAAGAGGAGGGCTATGAGCACCATAATTGTCAGCCCGCCTGATGAGCCCGAGGAGGCAGATGAGACTTCAAAGAAGGCCCAACTGCCGTCTGGAACTTCCTCTTCCCCAAAGAGGACTAAATCGTTGAAATATTTCCACGGTGAAATCCAAAGTCAGACGTCTGCCGTGACAAAGAGGAGAGCCATGAGCGGCATCCTCCACCAACCAGCGGAGGCAGGTGATGATGTGCAAACGGATGACTTTAAGTCGGTAGTGGAGCAGCTCACTAAAACACAGAACCAGCGGCCAGAGAACTTGGAGAACAAGATGCACCCGAGCACTACCGGTCCCATGCCGAAAGTTTCAACGGTCAGAACTCTCTCCCAGCAGTTTCAAGCCTGCGCTGCACTCACAGAGCCTAAAACAGGGGAGTACCAGACGGAAAGCAAAGGGGCTCGTCCGGCGGAGGAACCCGCAGGAGGCCAAACAAAGATGAAGGCCAAGCGGAATCTCTCAGACGCTACCGAGTATCTGACTGTGGCTGATGAAAAGCGATTTCCATCGCACAGATCGCAGAGCTTCAACACCAGTGAGAGGAAAGCAAAGGTGGTGAGTAAGGAGGCCGGGGCCTCGAGCAGCGAGAGGGACCTGGTTGAAGCCTGCAGGGTAGCAGGCGATGGTGCGGGGAAGAAGATGGAGGCAGAGCAGAAAGAAGATACTCTGCCTGGAAATTAG